The nucleotide sequence CCTGCGGAATCTGCCCTGTCAGCCACTTGCTAACCTCTGCACAAGCTTGCGATCAAATCGTCTCCATGAACGTTCCCCCAACCGCCGTACTGCTACGACGCCTCATGCATATGGGGCAACTCATCCAATCCCACGCACTAAACTTCTTCCACCTCTCCGCCCCCGACTTCCTCTTAGGCATGGACTCTGACCCCGAAGAACGCAACATCTTTGGCTTAATTACCAAACAACCCAAACTCGCAATGCAAGGCATCAAACTACGCAAGTTCGGACAAGAAATCATCGAAAAAGTCGCAGGCAAACGCATCCACTCAGGAGAATGGATAGTCCCAGGCGGCGTCAAATGGCCCCTAACCAAAGAACGCGCCGACTACCTTCTAGGAAACCTTCCTGAAGCCCTAACCATCACCCTCAAAACGCTGTCGATGTTTAAGGGTTGGCTAAAAAACTGCGACGAAGAAGTCGAAAGCTTTGGTGACTTCCCCTCTTACTACATGGGCTTAGTCACCCCAGACGGCGGCTTAGAGCAGTACCAAGGCAACATACGCATAGTTGACAACGACGGAAAAATCGTAGCCGACCAAATCTGCCCCGACGACTACGCCAAATACGTAGGCGAAGCCGTGGAACCCTGGTCTTACATGAAATTCCCCTACTACAAACCCCTAGGCTACCCGCAGGGCATGTACCGCGTAGGACCCCTAGCCCGCTTAAACGTTAGCTCACACTGTGGCACCCCCTTAGCCGACGAAGAACTCAAAGAATTTAAGGCGATGGGCAAAAACGGCATAGTTCAAAGCACCTTCCACTACCACTACGCGCGCCTCATAGAAACGCTGTTTTGCATAGAAACCGCCAAAAAAATCCTAACCGACCCCGAAGTTCTCTCTGAACGCGTCTGCGCCAAAGCCTACCCCATCAAAACCCAAGGCATCGGAGTTGCTGAAGCCCCCCGCGGCACGCTGATTCACGACTACAAAGTCGACAAAAACGGCATCATCCAAAAAGTCAACATGATAATCGCCACCGAACACAACAACCTCGCCTTCAACAAAGCCGTCACCCAAGTCGCACAAAAATACGTCAAAGCCGAACAACTCCAAGAAGGCATGCTAAACCGCGTAGAAGCCGTCATCCGCGCATTCGACCCCTGCCTAAGCTGCGCCACACACGCCGTCGGACAAATGCCCCTACACCTACAACTCATAAACAGCAAAGGCAAAATCATAGACCAACAAAAACGCTAAACCCTCCTCTCTTTCTTGCTCTTCTTTTTTCACCCAAAATTTCGTAGCGCAGCTTTTGTATATGCGTTCTTAGGCTGAACTGAAAAAAGGAATGGTGGTTACATTTTTTCGGGTGCGGTGATTCCGATTAGGTTGAGGGCGTTGCTGAGGACGGTTTTGATGGCTTGGGTGAGTTGGAGGCGGGATTGGGCAAGTTCTGGTGTGGCTGCTTTTATGACGGGGAGGGCGTTGTAGAGGGTGTTGAATTTGTCGGCGAGGGCGTTTGAGTAGTCGGCTATTGTGTTGGGTTTGAGGTACTCGGCGGCTTCTATGAAGACGTCGGGGAAGCTGGCTAATGTGAGGACGAGTTCGGTTTCAAGTTTTTCTTGCAGCAAACTGCAGTCTGCGGTTTTGTCTTGTTGGGGGGCTTTTCGTAGGATGCTGCAGGCGCGGGCGTGGGTGTACTGCACGTATGGGGCGCTGTTTGTTTCGAAATTGAGCACGCGGTCCCAAGTAAAAACCACAGGTTTGCCTGGGTCAACATCGACTAGGGCGTAGCGTACGGCGCCTGTGCCTACGAAATTGGCGATTTCCCGCTTTTCCTCCTCGGTTAGCTGGGGCGAGCGTTTGGAGACTTCTTGGAAGGCTCTCTCCACGGCTTCATCCAAGACCTCATCAAAAGTTATGTAGTGTCCTCGGCGGCTGCTCATCTTGTAACCTGGCAGCGTAACTAAATTGTAAGCGAAATGCACAAAATTCTCTGCCCAATCACCATAGCCTAGGGCGTAGAGCGCGATTTTTAGCTGCAGCTGTGCAAGAGACTGCTCCATGCCAATTACGTTGATGACTTTTTGGGCTTGGCTAAACTTCCACAGCGTATACGCAACGTCGCGTGTCGTGTAAAGGGTAGTTCCATCACCGCGCACAAGCGTTAACGGCGTGATTTCGTGGTCTTCACGCAAACCCAGCTTCCCCCGCAAATCCAACGTTTCCACAACTTTTTGGGCGTCAAACTCTAACACGCCATCTTCACTGTAGACAAACGCGGTTTCCTGAAGCCTACCCAGCACGTCGCCAACTTGGTTGCTCCACACAAAATCGCTCTCCCAATCCCACGAATCATAAAACACCTCCACGCGCGATTGCGTCTGTCTAAAACCTTCCAGGCACATGTCGCTGACTTCACGAACTAACGCTTTAGCTTGCGCTTCGCCTTTCTCGTAGGCACGATTTAGCTTGTTGATTTCTTCTTCTGGGTTTTGGTCTTCGCCGATTTTTTCTGCCAACGCCGCAAACAGCTCAGGGTGCTTTTGTTGCAGTTCAGCGGCTATGGATGTCCACTCCGAGAGTTCCTTGTTGAGCTTGGCGGTTTTATCACTGTCTTCTGTGGTTTGGGTGAGTTGGCGTTTTAACCTGTTGATTTCGACTAGGCAGCTGGTTAACGTGTAGATTTTACCGATGTAGAGGTCAACTTTTTCGGTGGGCTCGGGTTTGCCTAGTTTGGCGTATCCGTAAGCGATAACGCTGCTTTGCCTTCCCACGTCATCCACGTAGTAGTGTCTTGAAACGTTGTGTCCTCGGCGTGTTAGGATTCGTGCGATGGCGTCTCCGAGCATGGGGTTGCGTGCTTGCCCGATGTGGATGGGATGCAGCGGGTTAACGCTTGTGTGCTCCACGATAGTGCGCTTAGGCGCGTCTGTTTTGACAAACCCGTACTCGTCCCCCAACTCAGAGATGGACTCTATGGTTAAGGCGGTGAATTTGGCAAAATCCACGTAAAAGTTGACGTAGCCGCCTGCCTGCGCGACTTTAGAGATTAGTTTGAACTCTGTGAGGTCAACTGCGTTTGAGACTTTGTTGGCAAGGTCAGCGGGTTTTTGTTTGAGTTTTTTTGCCAACTCAAAGCATACTGACGAAGCGAGTTGCCCAAAGTTTGGGTTGGACGGTTTGCTTAGTGGCAGGTTTTCTACTTGTACTTGGGGAAGTTCCCTGTTCAACGCTTGCTTAAGCACACTTTGGCATTCACAGCGAAACTCAGCAAAAGGATTTTGTGAAGTCACAACGGTTTTTCTCCTGAAATCTGGGGTACTTCAAGCTTTTATTTAGGTGGTTATATGTTTTATTAAAACGTCCTTATCTACGTATGGATGCGTCAAAGCCATGAAAACCCCTATTATTTACTCAGAAAAATGCCTCAACTACGGTGGATGGCACATCGAAGGACCCCCACGCATCAAAAAAGCCCATGACATCCTTAAAGAAAAAGGCTACCACTTCATTGAGCCACAACCTGCGCCTGAAGAGACATTGTTTGCAGCTCACGACGCCGACTACATCTGGAACCTAAAAAAGAACATCGTAGAAGACCCCGACACCCCCGCGTACCCCAACATCTACGAATACGCGGCACTTAGCGCAGGCGGAGCCCTCTTAGCCGCGGAACTCAACGGGTTCTCCATCATGCGCCCCCCAGGGCACCACGCAGGACGAAACGGCGCAGCACTAGGCGCATACACCC is from Candidatus Bathyarchaeota archaeon and encodes:
- a CDS encoding Ni/Fe hydrogenase subunit alpha, whose product is MKEIVINPITRIEGHAKVTITLNDDASVKDAKFHVIDFRGFEKFSEGRPYYEMPSITARACGICPVSHLLTSAQACDQIVSMNVPPTAVLLRRLMHMGQLIQSHALNFFHLSAPDFLLGMDSDPEERNIFGLITKQPKLAMQGIKLRKFGQEIIEKVAGKRIHSGEWIVPGGVKWPLTKERADYLLGNLPEALTITLKTLSMFKGWLKNCDEEVESFGDFPSYYMGLVTPDGGLEQYQGNIRIVDNDGKIVADQICPDDYAKYVGEAVEPWSYMKFPYYKPLGYPQGMYRVGPLARLNVSSHCGTPLADEELKEFKAMGKNGIVQSTFHYHYARLIETLFCIETAKKILTDPEVLSERVCAKAYPIKTQGIGVAEAPRGTLIHDYKVDKNGIIQKVNMIIATEHNNLAFNKAVTQVAQKYVKAEQLQEGMLNRVEAVIRAFDPCLSCATHAVGQMPLHLQLINSKGKIIDQQKR
- a CDS encoding arginine--tRNA ligase; the protein is MTSQNPFAEFRCECQSVLKQALNRELPQVQVENLPLSKPSNPNFGQLASSVCFELAKKLKQKPADLANKVSNAVDLTEFKLISKVAQAGGYVNFYVDFAKFTALTIESISELGDEYGFVKTDAPKRTIVEHTSVNPLHPIHIGQARNPMLGDAIARILTRRGHNVSRHYYVDDVGRQSSVIAYGYAKLGKPEPTEKVDLYIGKIYTLTSCLVEINRLKRQLTQTTEDSDKTAKLNKELSEWTSIAAELQQKHPELFAALAEKIGEDQNPEEEINKLNRAYEKGEAQAKALVREVSDMCLEGFRQTQSRVEVFYDSWDWESDFVWSNQVGDVLGRLQETAFVYSEDGVLEFDAQKVVETLDLRGKLGLREDHEITPLTLVRGDGTTLYTTRDVAYTLWKFSQAQKVINVIGMEQSLAQLQLKIALYALGYGDWAENFVHFAYNLVTLPGYKMSSRRGHYITFDEVLDEAVERAFQEVSKRSPQLTEEEKREIANFVGTGAVRYALVDVDPGKPVVFTWDRVLNFETNSAPYVQYTHARACSILRKAPQQDKTADCSLLQEKLETELVLTLASFPDVFIEAAEYLKPNTIADYSNALADKFNTLYNALPVIKAATPELAQSRLQLTQAIKTVLSNALNLIGITAPEKM